The DNA window AGGTCGCCGGTCGAGCGGGGTTCGGTCAGGTCGGCCAGCAGTGCGGCGCGGCTGGCGCCCAGCAGGTCGGCCACGGCGGCCATCCGGTCGGCGTGTCCAGGACCCGAGCCGCCGATCCCGTCCGCCGGGTAGCAGAAGATCGTGTGGTCGTGCAGTTGCACGCTCAGCCGCGGCCAGCAGAGGGCGGACGGCGCGAGCACGATGTCGGAGTCGCGTACGGTCTCGTGCTCGAACTCCCCGGTCCACTCGATCTCGACCCGCTCGCCGGTCCACCGCACGTTCTCGTGGATCGACCCGAGCACCGCACCCGCGCCCTCGGCGGCGAGCCGGTCCGCGCGAGTGCGGATGTCGGCGTCGAGTGAGGTCCGCAGCGTCGCCCAGCCGTCGGCAAGCGTCGCCTGCCAGAACGTCCGCATCCCCGCCGCCACCCGCGAGGCCAGCGAACCCTTCTGCACCTCCGACCGCGTCTCCGAGGCGAGGCGCCGGGCCAGCAGCTCGCACCAGCCCACCTCCCGAGCCACGACCTCCGGGTCAGTCGAGGCGATCGCCGAGAGCTGATCCTCGAACGCCCGCGGCCCGTTGTGCGCCGGCGGCGGCGTGAGGAAGTCCGGCGTGTAGCCGCGCCCGCCAGGCGGGAGCAGCGACGCCACCAGGCGTACGTCGGGGTGCCGCAACGCCGTCCGCGCACCCGCGCCGGGATCGCCGAACACGGGATGCCGGCGCTCCTGCGAGGCGAGCAGGAGCCAGCCGAGCAGCTCGTACGCCGGCGACGGCGCGAACCGAAGCCGCGCCAGGCTCGCGTTGTCCAGGTCGACCACGATCACGGCCACACCCTAAGTCGGGAACGGGCCCCCGGCGTTCGATCAGAATCGAATCGTTACCGCCGCCCCGCCGGGCGAAGCTTCACTGCGCCGC is part of the Tenggerimyces flavus genome and encodes:
- a CDS encoding ArsR/SmtB family transcription factor encodes the protein MIVVDLDNASLARLRFAPSPAYELLGWLLLASQERRHPVFGDPGAGARTALRHPDVRLVASLLPPGGRGYTPDFLTPPPAHNGPRAFEDQLSAIASTDPEVVAREVGWCELLARRLASETRSEVQKGSLASRVAAGMRTFWQATLADGWATLRTSLDADIRTRADRLAAEGAGAVLGSIHENVRWTGERVEIEWTGEFEHETVRDSDIVLAPSALCWPRLSVQLHDHTIFCYPADGIGGSGPGHADRMAAVADLLGASRAALLADLTEPRSTGDLSRRHQLAPATVSHHLGVLLRAGLVDRSRDGRTVHYRRSTRGDALVA